One window of Candidatus Binatia bacterium genomic DNA carries:
- a CDS encoding archaeosortase/exosortase family protein has protein sequence MLWRWLREQWLVIRVVGTFLAVILLVFFATDYAPLADRLNVAAWMAQFATWASAIFLRVLGSLLGFTLSVEGTRLSANGFAVDVTEACSGVVPTAIYSAAVLAYPASWVSRCVGLVLGAVVIHALNVLRVVGLFLVGLFANPYFHYTHVYLAQAMIIVVAVATWLYWAQRFVHVAGR, from the coding sequence ATGTTGTGGCGCTGGCTGCGAGAGCAATGGCTGGTGATCCGCGTGGTCGGAACGTTTTTGGCGGTGATCCTGCTGGTATTTTTTGCCACCGACTACGCGCCGCTTGCGGATCGGCTGAACGTCGCGGCATGGATGGCGCAGTTCGCCACCTGGGCCAGCGCGATTTTCTTGCGTGTCTTAGGCTCATTGTTGGGCTTTACGCTGTCGGTCGAGGGCACGCGTTTAAGCGCGAACGGCTTTGCCGTGGATGTGACAGAGGCGTGTTCCGGAGTGGTGCCGACCGCGATTTACAGTGCGGCTGTGCTCGCTTACCCGGCCAGTTGGGTTTCGCGGTGCGTTGGGCTGGTGCTTGGAGCGGTGGTGATCCACGCACTCAACGTGCTGCGGGTCGTCGGGCTTTTTCTCGTCGGGTTGTTCGCCAACCCATACTTCCATTACACCCACGTCTACTTGGCGCAGGCGATGATTATTGTCGTCGCCGTGGCAACGTGGCTGTACTGGGCGCAGCGGTTCGTGCATGTCGCTGGCCGTTGA
- a CDS encoding M1 family aminopeptidase, giving the protein MLAWARSLARAALGLVEAGAWLVALLVLVSVFVCWHTLQAPDLRVMRQVLARVQTLVANQTTEALSLHARVEADRREIVAAATLRIRQTSNTPAAPLYFLLDPGLRVQHVTIESPERNQIPVHWVQIGPLVQIFPPRMSAAEQRVRIRYAGQPLLHPADCRIDATEVLLPPDCLWYPMDGQSFFSLEASIELPANWERIDSAGTAETYWRGLYREHRWETHRAVAGFSLVAGAYRYHERWAGEVRLRVYVPAHDPLDPAALLDTMESAYGALTSRLGPSGFPVLSLFVHPALNRAFHDGAGSMGIPRRSLASEDGGFALVAHELAHSWWGATVTGGWLRAGTGAQWIIEGFAEASSLLATESVYGRDALVKRLLGEFYDPQQQQALVEMTVLDNALPEAHARETIYRKGAYVLWMLRRIVGDNAFFSGLTELVHSYAQKEAGVAEVQEIFERASGQDLSAFFDDFVRGRATLDFSLDPASPGTLSLTNVGTAKWQHPVTVIIRAPDSAATRELEVIPPAEIPIGAANAEVLVDPYLHWADVTRENNRYPRREEPLSVTASDRGILVVSGEGFPWSKTRVRLEPTAGEVKEWEFPRGLLGPPRVDGEHGWFVLNVAASHGDTGKVVVVEADGSRREVGAGRAPVPADGGAILVAAGNRVVRYGPSGRARTLLRLPNERVEMIVPLASAGHFALVTTDKFFSNLLVQRDATARVETVFRWERSPQFVVWRAADESFFVSIPNGWVWEVWQLSPDVPPARPLVQGAVLLSDLALSPEGNLLAFVAAPARRYPRTQRQVFVLDLSERRVQHWSDPDLDFTQVAWAADNALLAIARRIPPDRPLLYPWSRTIVRLRVGQDGLALEASP; this is encoded by the coding sequence ATGTTGGCGTGGGCTCGATCGCTCGCCCGAGCAGCACTTGGGCTGGTCGAAGCAGGAGCGTGGTTGGTGGCACTGCTGGTGTTGGTGAGCGTGTTCGTCTGCTGGCACACGCTTCAGGCGCCGGACCTCCGCGTGATGCGTCAAGTTTTGGCGCGGGTTCAGACCCTGGTCGCCAATCAGACCACCGAGGCACTTTCGCTGCACGCTCGCGTCGAGGCGGACCGACGCGAAATCGTCGCCGCCGCAACCCTGCGCATACGGCAGACTTCCAACACCCCCGCGGCTCCACTGTATTTCCTTCTCGATCCCGGACTGCGAGTCCAACACGTCACAATCGAGTCCCCCGAGCGGAATCAAATCCCCGTGCACTGGGTGCAAATCGGCCCGCTAGTACAAATCTTCCCGCCACGGATGAGCGCGGCGGAGCAACGCGTGCGGATCCGCTACGCTGGCCAGCCATTGCTCCATCCGGCGGACTGCAGGATCGACGCCACGGAAGTTCTCCTGCCCCCGGATTGCCTTTGGTACCCCATGGACGGGCAGAGCTTTTTCTCACTCGAAGCGAGCATCGAGTTGCCTGCGAATTGGGAGCGCATCGATAGCGCGGGGACGGCGGAGACCTACTGGAGAGGTCTCTACCGGGAGCATCGCTGGGAAACGCACCGTGCCGTGGCCGGATTTAGCCTCGTCGCAGGAGCGTATCGCTATCACGAACGATGGGCGGGCGAGGTGCGTCTCCGCGTGTACGTGCCCGCACACGATCCTTTGGATCCCGCAGCACTCCTCGACACGATGGAGAGTGCTTACGGAGCACTGACGAGTCGCCTCGGTCCCAGCGGTTTTCCAGTGCTCAGTCTGTTCGTTCACCCTGCGCTGAATCGTGCTTTTCACGATGGAGCGGGCTCGATGGGGATTCCGCGTCGTTCCCTCGCCAGTGAAGACGGCGGTTTCGCGCTGGTCGCTCACGAGCTGGCGCATTCGTGGTGGGGCGCAACCGTTACCGGAGGTTGGTTGCGCGCAGGCACGGGCGCGCAATGGATTATCGAAGGATTCGCGGAAGCGAGCAGCCTTCTGGCTACCGAGTCCGTTTATGGGCGCGACGCGCTCGTCAAGCGGCTCCTCGGCGAGTTCTACGATCCTCAACAGCAACAGGCACTGGTCGAAATGACCGTGCTGGACAACGCCCTGCCGGAGGCGCACGCGCGGGAGACCATCTACCGCAAGGGTGCGTATGTGCTGTGGATGCTCCGCCGCATCGTCGGCGATAATGCCTTCTTCTCCGGGCTCACCGAGCTGGTGCACAGCTACGCCCAAAAGGAAGCCGGAGTTGCAGAGGTGCAAGAAATTTTCGAACGGGCGAGCGGCCAAGACCTGAGCGCGTTCTTCGACGATTTTGTGCGTGGGCGAGCAACGCTGGATTTCTCGCTAGATCCGGCTTCTCCGGGAACGTTGTCGCTTACCAACGTGGGCACCGCCAAATGGCAACACCCAGTAACGGTAATCATTCGCGCCCCCGACAGCGCAGCAACACGCGAGCTCGAGGTGATTCCCCCGGCCGAGATTCCCATCGGGGCAGCGAATGCCGAAGTGCTCGTCGATCCTTACTTGCATTGGGCGGATGTGACACGAGAGAACAATCGCTATCCGCGCAGGGAGGAGCCATTGTCGGTCACCGCCAGCGACCGCGGCATCTTGGTGGTTAGTGGCGAAGGGTTCCCGTGGTCGAAAACCCGTGTGCGCCTCGAACCCACGGCTGGGGAAGTCAAGGAGTGGGAGTTCCCTCGCGGCTTGCTAGGACCCCCGCGGGTGGACGGGGAGCACGGCTGGTTTGTGCTGAACGTTGCCGCGTCGCATGGGGACACGGGCAAGGTCGTGGTGGTAGAGGCCGACGGCAGCCGACGCGAAGTTGGAGCGGGCCGTGCTCCCGTGCCGGCCGACGGCGGCGCAATTTTAGTTGCCGCTGGCAACCGGGTGGTGCGCTATGGCCCCTCCGGCCGCGCACGAACGTTGCTTCGCCTTCCCAACGAACGAGTGGAGATGATCGTTCCTCTTGCGTCGGCCGGGCACTTTGCCCTGGTGACGACTGATAAATTTTTCAGCAACCTTCTCGTGCAGCGCGACGCAACGGCGCGGGTAGAGACCGTGTTCCGTTGGGAGAGGTCTCCACAATTCGTCGTCTGGCGAGCCGCTGACGAGTCTTTCTTCGTCAGCATACCCAACGGCTGGGTGTGGGAAGTTTGGCAGCTTTCTCCGGACGTACCCCCGGCTCGGCCGCTCGTTCAAGGCGCCGTGCTGCTTAGCGATCTGGCTTTAAGCCCCGAGGGCAATCTGCTCGCCTTTGTTGCAGCACCGGCACGAAGATACCCGCGCACGCAGCGACAGGTCTTTGTGCTCGACCTGAGCGAACGGCGGGTGCAGCACTGGTCGGACCCGGACCTCGACTTCACACAAGTTGCCTGGGCGGCAGACAATGCCTTGCTCGCCATTGCTCGGCGCATCCCACCGGATCGCCCGTTGCTCTACCCGTGGTCCCGTACGATCGTGCGGCTACGAGTTGGCCAGGATGGGCTCGCCCTCGAAGCCAGCCCCTAG
- a CDS encoding creatininase family protein translates to MAVIRGEELTYTKLQALDFGRTICFQSVSALEVHGPHLPVGMDLFMARWMAEETARRFSETHPDWTVVLLPHLPVGTDELPLPGSVNVKPHTFYRLLWDQVRSLVEAGYRYIVLTNGHGGPRHAAAIENVCRRMSRRYGVSVFSPSILALHRIISGQRFAEVEAVLGRALSAEEREGLLAGEHAGGWETAFQLAADVKTVEPTWQSLQRDEPPKWGPLVRFGEWWIARRECKGLSGEKLREMIGGLAGSIGWLLNARYGYAGPAVTYKGTPAVASAELGRAFREVMVRDCLEIVEQVTGGSLPAESVRSIASDHTVIQPLFFRRVGLAALAVLLGLLLLVKA, encoded by the coding sequence ATGGCAGTGATCCGCGGCGAGGAACTCACGTACACGAAATTGCAGGCGTTGGACTTTGGTCGAACAATCTGTTTCCAATCGGTAAGCGCGCTCGAGGTGCATGGCCCCCATTTGCCTGTGGGCATGGATTTGTTCATGGCGCGGTGGATGGCGGAGGAAACTGCCCGCCGCTTTTCCGAAACGCATCCGGATTGGACGGTGGTTCTCCTCCCGCACTTGCCCGTCGGTACCGACGAGTTGCCGTTGCCGGGATCGGTGAACGTGAAACCGCACACGTTTTACCGCTTGCTTTGGGATCAGGTGCGCTCCCTCGTGGAGGCGGGTTACCGATACATTGTCCTCACGAATGGTCATGGAGGGCCGCGCCATGCAGCGGCCATTGAGAACGTGTGCCGCCGGATGAGCCGGCGCTACGGCGTGAGTGTGTTTTCGCCTTCGATTCTCGCCTTGCATCGGATTATTTCCGGGCAGCGCTTCGCCGAAGTGGAGGCCGTGTTAGGCCGTGCCCTTTCGGCCGAAGAGCGCGAGGGGCTGCTGGCAGGGGAACATGCAGGCGGTTGGGAAACCGCTTTTCAATTGGCTGCGGACGTTAAGACTGTTGAACCGACGTGGCAGAGTTTGCAGCGTGACGAACCGCCGAAGTGGGGCCCACTGGTGCGGTTCGGCGAGTGGTGGATTGCGCGCCGCGAGTGCAAGGGGCTTTCTGGAGAAAAGCTCCGCGAAATGATTGGCGGCTTAGCAGGCAGCATCGGTTGGCTCCTGAACGCACGGTACGGCTATGCAGGCCCGGCGGTCACTTATAAAGGAACGCCCGCGGTGGCTTCGGCCGAGCTCGGCCGGGCGTTTCGTGAAGTGATGGTGCGAGATTGCTTGGAGATCGTGGAGCAAGTCACCGGCGGCAGCTTGCCGGCTGAGTCTGTGCGCAGCATTGCCTCGGATCACACTGTGATTCAGCCGCTGTTCTTTCGGCGGGTCGGTTTGGCCGCCTTGGCCGTGCTGCTCGGGTTACTGCTCTTGGTGAAAGCCTAG
- a CDS encoding TIGR03560 family F420-dependent LLM class oxidoreductase, whose amino-acid sequence MRFGLHTGPQNCSYAELVDLWRYADTAGFHWISIWDHFYPAMITPQDAEGSCFEAVSIMTALACETRRVRVGCLVFCMAYRHPAVLANALATLDHVSGGRVEAGLGAGWSQIEFDAYGIPFLPIRDRLDQLEEGIQVIRALLTQPVSNFEGRHYRLREARCEPKPLQHRLRLWVGGMGERRLLRIVAQYADGWNVPFIAPEVFAQKNAVLTQWCEKLQRDPTEITRTVNVGLAIARNETELARKRDGLRQQFGAILEFMEPGMLVGTVPQVIDRVGEYQKAGADWVIVALRAPFDREGLQLFVEEVLPAFAG is encoded by the coding sequence ATGCGGTTCGGGTTGCACACGGGTCCGCAAAACTGCAGCTATGCCGAGCTCGTCGACTTGTGGCGTTACGCGGACACGGCGGGATTTCACTGGATTTCCATCTGGGATCACTTTTACCCCGCGATGATCACGCCGCAGGACGCTGAGGGGAGCTGCTTCGAAGCCGTGTCCATCATGACCGCGCTGGCGTGCGAGACGCGGCGTGTGCGGGTGGGCTGTCTCGTCTTCTGTATGGCGTATCGTCACCCAGCCGTCTTGGCCAATGCCCTGGCCACGCTGGATCACGTTAGCGGAGGGCGCGTGGAAGCGGGTTTGGGAGCCGGTTGGAGTCAAATTGAGTTCGACGCTTACGGCATTCCCTTCCTCCCCATTCGCGATCGTCTCGACCAACTCGAAGAGGGCATTCAAGTGATTCGTGCCCTGCTGACGCAGCCAGTGTCGAACTTCGAGGGCCGGCACTATCGGCTTCGAGAGGCGCGCTGTGAGCCGAAGCCACTGCAGCACCGTTTGCGCTTGTGGGTCGGCGGCATGGGCGAGCGGCGTTTGTTGCGAATCGTCGCACAATACGCCGATGGGTGGAACGTGCCGTTTATCGCCCCGGAGGTGTTCGCGCAAAAGAACGCGGTGCTGACGCAGTGGTGCGAAAAGCTGCAGCGCGACCCGACCGAGATCACCCGCACGGTGAATGTCGGTCTCGCGATCGCTCGGAACGAAACCGAGCTCGCCAGGAAGCGCGACGGCTTACGCCAACAATTCGGCGCGATCCTCGAGTTTATGGAACCTGGGATGCTGGTGGGAACCGTCCCTCAGGTGATCGATCGCGTTGGGGAGTACCAGAAGGCGGGTGCCGACTGGGTCATTGTCGCCCTCCGGGCACCGTTCGACCGAGAAGGCTTGCAGCTCT
- a CDS encoding CBS domain-containing protein produces MLDEIFAEEEEIQAEREAEAARLGAQILGLPIRELSTLKPAVCLPREATLREAIGRMNASGVGCVLVEDGGRLCGIFTERDVLTKVVGKPIDLDREPVDQFMTPEPETLSPEDRVSFALNLMTVGGFRHVPLVDEAGRPAGVVSMRNVVDYMVELFRTEVLNLPPSPRHLVHTREGG; encoded by the coding sequence ATGTTGGATGAAATCTTCGCTGAAGAAGAAGAAATCCAGGCGGAACGCGAAGCGGAGGCTGCGCGGCTGGGCGCGCAAATTCTGGGGTTGCCGATTCGGGAGTTGTCGACATTGAAGCCGGCCGTGTGCCTGCCGAGGGAGGCGACGCTGCGCGAAGCGATCGGACGCATGAACGCTTCCGGAGTTGGCTGTGTATTGGTGGAGGACGGCGGCCGCTTATGTGGAATTTTCACGGAGAGGGATGTGCTGACTAAAGTCGTGGGGAAGCCTATCGATCTCGACCGGGAACCCGTGGATCAATTTATGACGCCTGAACCGGAAACGCTGTCGCCCGAGGATCGTGTGAGCTTTGCCTTGAACTTGATGACGGTGGGTGGGTTTCGGCATGTCCCCCTGGTGGACGAAGCCGGCCGGCCCGCCGGAGTGGTGTCGATGCGGAACGTGGTTGATTACATGGTAGAGCTTTTCCGTACTGAAGTGCTGAACCTGCCTCCCTCGCCGCGCCACTTGGTGCACACGCGCGAAGGCGGGTGA
- a CDS encoding dockerin type I domain-containing protein, protein MSRLRDWCFLVILTIIASAGQRALASTFVPMNDEALVASSDAIVLGRVGQIRSHLDAAHSVRTEVSVEVYEVLKGQVGDPVLMVWVPGGQVGEHIEWIFGAPQFLMGEEVLLFLVRDVRGQWQTNSLAWGKFGVRQQSNGTSVIVRELGLGTALLDPGGGLASPAARVEELWSFLNYIRGLVGPSAPRGASESEPTPAATDNSGEFEYHAAFTLLGSPPARWHEADTGTPVTYVSTADSALGPTASMQAVSDALAAWSSVSGASLVLAYGGLMSPTPTPAPGFPTPTPLGYGGCAFNRVIFDDPRGEITDPSNCSGTLAIGGYCASGFNQVTVNGTTFVGITAGKVVLNNGWSTQCPSFWTPCLVAEVITHEIGHSIGFGHSSENPSEPNFTLKDATMYYRAHNDGRCAQVRVDDVAAMQFVYPYSGPTFTPTDTRTPTNTPSVTPTPTMTSTRSPTNSATPSRTPTGTFTPTATRTPTSTLTFTATRSATPTPTASFTASPTLTATLTATHTPTPTISATPTETATASNTPTPSITATPTPTPLPSDTPTTTATPTETLSPTRTPTPSATATRTASFTPTLTPTLSPTGTSTATRTTTPTHSPTGTPTVTRTPTETPTPTETASPTLTATESPTPPFSPTATTTSTPSPMTTPSATPSLTPTFSSTPTRSLTPTPTFTFTRSATPSATPTRSPTSTATFSPTRTSTPSPTLTPTASPSRTATSSATHTASPAPSPTPTPAPTNSLTGSVVYRETSQALSGVQVRFTDPAIDALTNSNGEFVLSSVPLGIGRITPSYSGAVNGAVTAADAVVILQALVGMQSLNAAGTLAADVNASGDVTAADAATVLQYVVGSIPEFPAAARCGSPWLFLPEPDPAPNQLIVTPQPAANPCVAGAIAYEPLSTSAAGQNFTGILLGDVNASWQASGPLIAKHTATAHRGPMRLVRRSGQTVVRIPFRIVPSRPFSALEGSLRYDPRTIRSVRARLVARGGNVLVAQYASGGELRVAAASAVAIAEPSTLWVDVRGAAAVPRGALRIEWIHVE, encoded by the coding sequence ATGAGCCGGCTTCGTGACTGGTGTTTCTTGGTGATCCTCACGATCATCGCCTCGGCTGGCCAGCGGGCTCTGGCCAGCACCTTCGTACCCATGAACGATGAAGCGCTAGTGGCAAGCTCGGACGCGATTGTGCTTGGCCGCGTGGGCCAAATTCGCTCCCACCTCGATGCGGCGCACAGCGTCCGCACCGAGGTGAGCGTGGAGGTGTACGAAGTCCTCAAGGGCCAGGTGGGCGATCCGGTGCTGATGGTGTGGGTCCCCGGAGGTCAGGTCGGGGAGCACATCGAATGGATTTTCGGCGCTCCGCAGTTCCTGATGGGAGAAGAGGTTCTGTTGTTTCTCGTTCGCGACGTTCGGGGGCAGTGGCAAACAAATTCTCTCGCGTGGGGCAAATTCGGGGTTCGCCAGCAAAGCAATGGCACTTCTGTAATTGTGCGCGAGCTCGGGCTCGGCACTGCTCTCCTCGATCCGGGCGGCGGGCTTGCGTCGCCGGCAGCACGCGTGGAAGAGCTCTGGTCATTCCTCAACTACATCCGCGGACTCGTAGGCCCTTCCGCGCCACGCGGTGCGAGCGAAAGCGAGCCGACACCTGCTGCGACAGACAATAGCGGTGAATTCGAATATCACGCTGCCTTTACCCTCCTCGGGAGCCCACCGGCCCGCTGGCACGAGGCGGACACAGGAACTCCGGTGACGTATGTGAGCACGGCCGACAGCGCTCTTGGTCCCACTGCGTCCATGCAAGCCGTGAGCGACGCCTTGGCCGCGTGGAGCAGTGTGTCCGGAGCCTCCCTGGTGTTAGCCTATGGCGGCTTGATGAGCCCGACTCCGACACCGGCTCCGGGCTTCCCTACACCGACACCGCTCGGCTACGGCGGATGTGCTTTCAACCGAGTGATCTTCGATGACCCGCGCGGGGAGATCACGGATCCCAGCAATTGTAGCGGCACGTTGGCAATCGGCGGTTACTGCGCAAGCGGCTTTAACCAAGTCACCGTGAATGGCACCACCTTTGTTGGAATTACCGCCGGCAAAGTGGTGCTGAACAACGGGTGGTCCACGCAATGCCCCAGCTTCTGGACCCCTTGCCTGGTCGCCGAGGTCATCACCCATGAAATCGGCCACAGCATCGGATTCGGCCACTCCTCTGAAAACCCATCGGAGCCGAATTTCACATTGAAGGACGCCACCATGTACTACCGCGCACACAACGACGGGCGTTGCGCCCAAGTGCGCGTTGACGATGTGGCCGCGATGCAGTTCGTGTACCCATATTCTGGGCCCACGTTTACACCCACGGACACACGAACCCCTACCAATACCCCCTCGGTAACCCCCACGCCCACCATGACCTCCACCCGCTCGCCGACCAACAGCGCAACGCCCTCGCGCACTCCAACTGGCACCTTCACTCCGACTGCGACGAGAACTCCCACATCGACACTGACGTTCACCGCCACTCGCTCCGCGACACCAACACCAACCGCCTCCTTCACGGCAAGCCCCACGCTGACAGCAACGCTGACGGCGACTCACACGCCCACACCCACAATTTCCGCCACACCTACCGAGACCGCCACCGCGAGCAACACACCCACCCCGTCGATCACGGCCACCCCCACTCCGACCCCCCTGCCGAGCGACACGCCAACCACTACAGCCACGCCGACCGAAACTCTGTCTCCAACACGAACCCCTACGCCGTCCGCCACCGCCACACGGACAGCGAGTTTCACACCGACGCTCACGCCGACATTGTCCCCGACGGGCACGAGCACCGCGACGCGAACGACCACTCCGACGCACTCCCCTACGGGCACACCGACTGTAACACGCACGCCCACCGAGACCCCGACACCTACGGAAACCGCCTCCCCGACCCTCACAGCAACAGAAAGTCCGACGCCGCCTTTCTCGCCGACCGCCACCACAACTTCCACACCCTCCCCTATGACCACGCCATCCGCCACACCGTCTCTCACCCCCACCTTTTCAAGCACGCCCACACGCAGCCTTACTCCAACACCGACATTTACCTTCACTCGCAGCGCAACACCGTCCGCAACGCCCACACGCTCCCCGACCTCGACGGCAACCTTCTCCCCGACTCGGACTTCCACACCGTCTCCAACCCTGACACCCACTGCAAGCCCGTCGCGCACCGCAACCTCGTCAGCCACGCACACTGCCTCGCCCGCACCGTCCCCAACTCCCACCCCCGCGCCAACCAACTCGCTCACCGGCAGCGTGGTTTACCGCGAAACCTCCCAAGCTCTCAGCGGCGTGCAGGTGCGGTTTACCGACCCGGCCATCGACGCGCTCACGAACTCCAACGGCGAGTTTGTTCTCAGCTCCGTGCCGCTCGGCATTGGGCGGATCACGCCTTCGTATAGCGGTGCGGTGAACGGTGCCGTTACCGCCGCCGATGCCGTGGTCATCTTGCAAGCTCTTGTAGGCATGCAGTCGCTGAACGCCGCGGGAACCCTTGCCGCGGACGTGAACGCGTCGGGAGACGTTACCGCGGCTGACGCGGCCACAGTCCTGCAGTATGTGGTTGGCAGTATACCGGAGTTTCCTGCCGCGGCCAGGTGCGGCTCCCCGTGGCTCTTCTTGCCCGAACCGGATCCGGCGCCCAATCAACTGATCGTTACACCACAACCTGCAGCGAATCCTTGCGTCGCCGGTGCGATCGCGTACGAGCCGCTCAGCACGTCTGCTGCGGGGCAAAATTTCACCGGCATTCTCCTCGGGGACGTCAACGCCTCTTGGCAAGCTTCGGGACCGCTGATCGCGAAGCATACCGCCACGGCGCACCGAGGCCCGATGCGGCTCGTGCGTCGCAGCGGCCAAACGGTGGTCCGGATTCCATTTCGCATCGTACCGTCAAGGCCGTTCTCCGCACTCGAGGGTAGCCTGCGTTACGACCCGCGCACGATTCGCTCCGTGCGGGCTCGTCTCGTGGCTCGCGGTGGGAATGTTCTGGTGGCCCAATACGCCAGCGGCGGAGAGTTACGGGTGGCCGCGGCAAGTGCCGTCGCGATTGCCGAACCCAGCACCCTATGGGTCGACGTTCGCGGGGCCGCCGCAGTCCCGCGCGGAGCGCTTCGGATCGAGTGGATTCACGTCGAGTGA
- a CDS encoding helix-turn-helix domain-containing protein, which produces MVQRKAARRRLQPSERIGRPELSAEELGNLLWLAQESPAPVARRAQVVLLWAKGWSLNALAQQFQIDRSTARRWVRRFVHLGLAGLAHSALGKRRQPKVGSNVRDAIVRIAMNHPRVVGEPFDLWSLRKLQQHILRRGLVKQLSVEGLRQLLRGIPLPADFWQRNRSAPLRLSAEQRAALEQLLTSAKPEVARRARLVLGRANGLSELEIASAVGIAPSSVRYWLRRFRVHGVLGVQAPRRPMRPATFTPEIRRSILAVTTRSPGEFGVSRPQWSLRSLRLVLLQRGVVKSISVQHLRRILFEAGIQFPQSHAPDQGSLPATVTP; this is translated from the coding sequence ATGGTTCAGCGGAAAGCGGCAAGGCGGCGGTTACAACCATCCGAGCGGATCGGTCGGCCAGAACTCAGTGCCGAAGAGCTCGGGAATCTCTTGTGGCTTGCTCAAGAGTCACCGGCACCCGTCGCACGGCGTGCCCAGGTGGTTTTGCTGTGGGCCAAGGGCTGGTCGCTCAATGCGCTTGCGCAGCAGTTCCAGATTGATCGATCAACGGCCCGCCGCTGGGTGCGCCGCTTTGTGCACTTGGGCCTCGCCGGGCTTGCCCATAGCGCTCTCGGGAAGCGCAGGCAGCCCAAGGTGGGGAGCAACGTTCGTGATGCCATCGTGCGCATCGCCATGAATCACCCGCGGGTGGTTGGAGAGCCCTTCGATCTTTGGTCGCTGCGCAAACTCCAGCAGCACATTCTCCGGCGCGGGCTGGTTAAGCAACTCAGCGTCGAGGGTCTGCGCCAACTCCTGCGGGGCATTCCACTTCCGGCGGACTTTTGGCAGCGCAATCGGAGCGCGCCCTTGCGGTTATCCGCAGAGCAACGTGCCGCTCTCGAGCAGTTGCTTACGAGTGCGAAGCCGGAAGTGGCGCGGCGCGCACGGCTGGTGCTGGGCCGCGCGAATGGCTTGAGCGAGTTGGAGATTGCGTCGGCGGTGGGCATAGCTCCTTCTTCGGTCCGGTATTGGCTCCGGCGGTTTCGTGTTCACGGTGTGCTCGGCGTCCAGGCCCCGAGGCGGCCCATGCGTCCGGCCACCTTCACGCCTGAGATCCGCCGCAGCATCCTCGCTGTGACGACGCGGAGCCCTGGGGAATTTGGCGTTTCCCGCCCGCAATGGTCTTTACGAAGCCTACGCCTCGTGCTGCTGCAGCGCGGCGTTGTGAAAAGCATCAGTGTTCAGCATTTGCGGCGGATTTTGTTCGAAGCGGGAATCCAGTTCCCACAAAGCCACGCTCCAGACCAGGGCTCCTTGCCCGCAACCGTTACCCCTTAA